One window from the genome of Pseudomonadota bacterium encodes:
- a CDS encoding AAA family ATPase has translation MSKKLEKQILDALTAAPGQQARAMADKFGVDKKDVNSLLYGRLRSKVRQDKSYRWYITGGATNAENDDEGFEPEVFANTDLAQLCRYYLSCMGQDATGVSTFAESKFTPDYCELAALPKNGRDLFGTEGFQTLLGKIRKDRSRQSMYLGYPTSLKLVKSKKSSWEGYMVEPVILFPIEIEVGSNKPQLDTSYPIINLKPLQAYSNTERDALLDELVQLEEELGIGSEGGTIEIDELVMRLQSVRSEWPWEEKINPDKLIDANPPLSKVKKEGIFNRAVLILADKSPFTQGLEAELRGLAQKQQRQFSDTALGQWLTGEPPKAKDAGSSSPDKEHVPLLEVLPMNLEQREAVKSALTQPLTIITGPPGTGKSQVVTNLLVNAAWQGKRVLFASKNNKAVDVVETRINNLGPRPILLRVGSSAYQTRLAEYLIGLLSATASQDDELHYEEAHEIHSDLLQKSAELDAQVDKLIAARNETDALERHVEELRSELSDDLFSSIRELDLTDMEYKIEGFKTALSAADRSQQGLISNITWPLIKKSRFEAVNMRVSGLSSAAEEIELKAPDSFVDEINLPHWAEFLKAIDKRLSLIRAVDDYFQALQKLQKCRSLEEISADRLGIVQKIASNSDALWKCWLRLQPKKLSASDRSMLNKYNSVLKMVIEAGPEGNLSKAVYGKYYSLFPQASHLLPCWAVTSLSAKGKLPFEPGFFDLVIFDEASQCDIASALPLLYRAKAAVIIGDPKQLSHISSLQRGQDQQLLEKYGLVDDYPHWAYSYNSLFDLAAGMVSYDNVVSLLDHHRSHADVIEFSNSQFYEGRLRVATRYDNLRRLSQKEPGVRWVDVKGNVQRPNNGGAENKQEVQAIVDVLSDLVLKKKYQGSIGVVSPFRAQANAIRNAVDKDDSLAKALQKCDFLVDTVHKFQGDERDIMIFSPVLSKNMPGGGLVFLMNNGNLFNVAITRARAQLIVVGDLAACGKCDVDYLSNFAKYTQGLEKRSKASNRKKAQKDLGSAYPAVSNPEQVSDWEKIFYSALYEAGIKTLPQYQVEKFTLDLAIVDGDRMLDIEVDGEKYHRNWTGELCRRDQLRNQRMYELGWDVMRFWVYEIRDDLDNCIAKVREWQEQK, from the coding sequence ATGAGCAAAAAACTAGAAAAGCAAATCCTTGATGCCTTAACCGCAGCACCTGGGCAACAGGCGCGTGCCATGGCGGACAAGTTCGGCGTGGATAAGAAGGATGTTAACAGCCTTCTTTATGGTCGCCTACGTTCAAAAGTGCGACAAGATAAGAGCTACCGCTGGTATATCACCGGCGGCGCTACAAATGCTGAAAATGATGATGAGGGTTTTGAGCCTGAGGTTTTCGCGAATACCGATCTCGCACAACTCTGTCGGTATTATCTGTCCTGTATGGGGCAAGATGCAACTGGCGTCTCAACTTTTGCTGAAAGCAAGTTTACGCCTGATTATTGCGAACTCGCAGCCTTGCCGAAAAACGGTAGGGATTTGTTTGGCACAGAGGGGTTTCAAACACTTCTTGGCAAAATACGCAAAGATCGCTCCAGACAATCAATGTATCTCGGCTATCCGACCAGCCTAAAGCTTGTGAAATCGAAAAAATCAAGCTGGGAAGGTTACATGGTTGAGCCTGTCATCCTGTTCCCGATTGAAATTGAGGTTGGCAGTAATAAGCCGCAGCTGGACACCAGCTATCCAATCATAAACTTAAAACCCCTCCAAGCTTACTCCAATACGGAACGAGACGCCTTGTTGGACGAGCTTGTGCAGCTTGAAGAGGAATTGGGGATAGGCTCAGAGGGCGGCACAATCGAGATTGATGAACTGGTCATGCGACTGCAATCAGTTCGTTCTGAATGGCCGTGGGAAGAAAAAATAAATCCGGATAAGTTGATTGATGCAAACCCGCCACTCTCTAAAGTCAAGAAAGAGGGTATTTTTAATCGCGCGGTCCTTATTCTGGCTGATAAGTCTCCCTTCACGCAGGGGCTTGAAGCTGAACTGCGAGGATTAGCGCAAAAACAGCAAAGACAATTCAGCGACACAGCATTGGGTCAATGGCTTACGGGCGAGCCGCCTAAGGCTAAGGACGCTGGTTCGTCCTCCCCTGATAAGGAGCATGTTCCACTATTGGAAGTATTGCCAATGAATTTGGAGCAAAGGGAGGCAGTTAAATCTGCCCTAACACAGCCGTTAACGATCATAACCGGCCCGCCGGGCACAGGAAAGTCCCAAGTCGTTACCAACCTGCTTGTCAATGCTGCCTGGCAGGGAAAGCGCGTGCTTTTTGCGAGTAAGAATAATAAAGCGGTTGATGTTGTTGAAACACGTATCAATAATCTGGGACCGCGCCCCATATTGCTTCGCGTGGGTTCCAGCGCTTACCAAACGCGCCTGGCGGAATATTTGATTGGACTGCTTTCTGCTACAGCTTCACAAGATGACGAGCTCCATTACGAAGAAGCGCATGAGATTCATAGCGACTTGCTACAAAAGTCGGCAGAACTCGATGCTCAGGTCGATAAGCTCATTGCAGCGCGAAATGAAACTGATGCTCTTGAGCGCCACGTAGAAGAATTGCGATCTGAGCTTTCCGATGATCTTTTCTCTTCAATACGTGAACTTGATCTGACGGATATGGAATATAAGATTGAAGGATTTAAAACAGCCTTATCCGCGGCGGATCGGTCTCAGCAAGGTCTTATTTCAAATATAACCTGGCCACTAATCAAAAAATCGCGGTTTGAGGCTGTGAATATGCGTGTGTCCGGGCTTTCCTCAGCAGCTGAAGAAATTGAATTGAAAGCTCCTGATAGCTTTGTAGATGAAATTAACTTGCCGCATTGGGCTGAATTTCTAAAGGCAATTGATAAAAGGCTTAGCCTTATTCGTGCTGTTGACGATTATTTCCAAGCGCTGCAAAAACTACAAAAGTGCAGAAGTCTCGAAGAAATCTCTGCTGATAGGTTGGGAATAGTTCAAAAAATTGCAAGTAATTCTGATGCTTTGTGGAAGTGCTGGTTGAGGCTTCAGCCAAAGAAATTGAGTGCCAGTGACCGATCTATGCTGAACAAATATAACTCTGTTCTTAAAATGGTGATTGAGGCTGGACCGGAAGGCAACTTGTCAAAAGCCGTCTATGGTAAGTATTATTCACTTTTTCCTCAGGCATCGCATCTACTACCTTGTTGGGCAGTGACATCACTTTCTGCCAAAGGGAAGCTACCTTTTGAGCCTGGGTTCTTCGATTTAGTCATCTTTGATGAGGCCAGCCAATGCGACATAGCTTCTGCATTACCTCTTTTGTATCGAGCGAAAGCCGCAGTCATTATCGGTGATCCAAAGCAGTTGTCACATATCAGTAGTCTGCAGCGTGGGCAGGACCAACAATTGCTTGAGAAATACGGTCTAGTTGATGATTACCCGCATTGGGCATATTCTTATAATTCTTTGTTTGATCTGGCCGCTGGTATGGTTTCATACGATAACGTTGTAAGTCTTCTAGATCACCATCGCTCCCATGCGGATGTTATCGAATTTTCAAACAGTCAATTTTATGAAGGGCGCCTGCGTGTTGCGACGCGCTATGATAATCTCCGCCGGTTGTCACAAAAGGAGCCCGGCGTTAGATGGGTGGATGTGAAAGGTAATGTCCAGCGCCCTAATAATGGAGGTGCCGAAAATAAGCAGGAAGTTCAAGCTATTGTCGATGTGCTCAGTGATTTGGTCTTAAAGAAAAAATATCAAGGCAGCATCGGTGTAGTCAGCCCATTCCGTGCGCAGGCCAATGCCATACGGAATGCAGTCGATAAGGATGATTCGCTGGCCAAGGCACTTCAGAAATGTGATTTTCTTGTTGATACCGTACACAAGTTTCAAGGGGATGAGCGGGATATCATGATTTTCTCGCCTGTTCTATCAAAGAATATGCCGGGGGGTGGCCTTGTCTTCCTCATGAATAACGGGAACTTGTTTAATGTCGCCATTACAAGAGCGCGGGCTCAGTTAATTGTCGTTGGCGACCTTGCTGCTTGTGGCAAATGCGATGTTGATTATCTGTCTAATTTCGCAAAATACACCCAAGGCCTGGAGAAGAGAAGTAAAGCTAGCAATAGGAAGAAAGCGCAAAAAGATTTAGGCTCTGCCTACCCAGCGGTTAGCAACCCGGAGCAAGTGTCTGATTGGGAGAAGATCTTTTATTCGGCACTATACGAAGCTGGTATCAAAACCTTGCCCCAGTATCAGGTCGAAAAATTTACGCTGGATCTGGCGATTGTAGATGGCGATAGAATGCTGGATATTGAGGTGGATGGGGAAAAATATCACCGGAATTGGACGGGGGAGTTATGCAGACGAGATCAACTCCGTAACCAGCGTATGTATGAGCTAGGTTGGGATGTTATGCGCTTTTGGGTATACGAGATCCGTGATGACTTAGATAATTGCATTGCTAAAGTGCGAGAGTGGCAAGAGCAAAAATGA
- a CDS encoding site-specific integrase: MARTVKDKRLDTRTARQSLKAQREPHWKNIDRGFHIGYRKHKDGGGSWIARVRSEEGKYQFCQLGKADDIQDADGMAVLDFSQAQAKGRQWFEESKKSELGIGNAKLTVNDILDDYLEYLRMHGKSAERAKYSIEAYLRPEFGHLLVTKLTSKKISDWHRGLAQEKPRQRSKHGEISNNEDAKKQSDYARKRKSSANRILTILKAALNRAYQEGKVASDDAWRRVKPFRNVENAKIRFLMPNEVQRLVNACDPDFRKMVLAGYFTACRYGELTKLHVSDFNPENGTLFIADSKNGKPRHVTLTDEGRRFFEKAVVGKCGGELIFTREDGEQWGRSHQTRRLKEACERARISPAISFHILRHTHASLLAQNGTPLPVIAHQLGHADTRICEKHYAHLTPNYVADTIRANFPVMGVLEDENIVSIVNVKKR; encoded by the coding sequence ATGGCAAGGACTGTTAAGGATAAAAGGCTGGATACACGGACTGCACGCCAGTCATTAAAAGCTCAGCGTGAACCCCATTGGAAGAACATTGATAGGGGTTTCCACATTGGATATAGAAAGCACAAAGATGGTGGAGGCTCTTGGATTGCACGTGTGCGCTCTGAGGAAGGCAAATATCAATTTTGTCAATTGGGCAAGGCGGATGACATTCAGGATGCAGACGGTATGGCTGTCTTGGATTTCTCGCAAGCTCAAGCAAAAGGTCGCCAATGGTTTGAGGAAAGCAAAAAAAGCGAGCTGGGGATTGGGAATGCTAAGCTTACCGTAAACGATATTTTGGATGATTATTTGGAATACTTGCGTATGCATGGTAAATCAGCAGAGCGTGCAAAATATAGTATTGAAGCTTATCTGCGTCCTGAGTTTGGTCATTTGCTTGTTACCAAGCTGACCTCTAAGAAAATTTCAGATTGGCATAGGGGGCTTGCTCAAGAGAAGCCGAGACAACGGTCAAAGCATGGTGAAATATCCAACAATGAAGACGCAAAAAAACAGTCAGATTATGCGCGCAAGAGGAAAAGCTCTGCAAACCGTATTTTGACGATACTGAAAGCGGCATTGAACAGGGCGTACCAAGAAGGCAAGGTCGCAAGTGACGATGCGTGGCGACGCGTTAAACCTTTCCGAAATGTAGAAAACGCGAAGATAAGGTTTTTAATGCCTAATGAAGTCCAGCGCCTCGTGAATGCATGTGATCCAGACTTTAGAAAAATGGTGTTGGCTGGATATTTTACCGCCTGTAGATATGGCGAGTTGACTAAGCTTCATGTAAGTGACTTTAACCCGGAAAACGGAACACTCTTTATTGCTGATAGCAAAAACGGCAAACCACGTCATGTGACTTTAACCGATGAGGGGCGTCGTTTCTTTGAAAAAGCTGTTGTTGGTAAATGTGGTGGAGAGCTTATCTTCACTCGTGAGGATGGTGAGCAGTGGGGAAGATCGCATCAAACTCGCCGCTTAAAAGAAGCTTGTGAGCGCGCCAGAATTTCTCCTGCGATCAGTTTTCATATTTTGCGTCATACGCATGCAAGTCTATTGGCGCAGAATGGAACCCCGTTGCCTGTAATTGCCCATCAGCTAGGGCATGCTGATACTCGTATTTGTGAGAAGCATTATGCGCACTTAACACCTAACTATGTTGCGGATACCATCAGGGCTAACTTCCCTGTAATGGGAGTGTTAGAGGATGAGAACATTGTTTCAATTGTGAATGTAAAAAAGAGGTAA
- a CDS encoding DUF2892 domain-containing protein, which produces MNIDRFVFAFAGFVILLSLALAHYFSPYWLLLTGFVGLNMFQAAFTGFCPLAIILKAAGFKPGQAFK; this is translated from the coding sequence ATGAATATTGATCGTTTTGTCTTTGCCTTTGCGGGGTTTGTGATTTTGCTAAGCTTGGCTTTGGCGCATTACTTTTCCCCTTATTGGCTCTTGCTAACGGGCTTTGTAGGGTTGAATATGTTTCAAGCGGCTTTCACAGGTTTTTGCCCGTTGGCGATCATTTTAAAAGCTGCCGGTTTCAAGCCCGGACAAGCCTTTAAATAA
- a CDS encoding DEAD/DEAH box helicase, whose product MSALQKLLQTYRDAAVTEREKGTYFEELVLTYLRHEAVYRDLYQKVWTYAGWAAEQGIEKRDTGIDLVAQTHGTEEFHAIQCKFYAEDYRVQKKDIDSFFTASGKKPFTHRVIVTTTNNWTENAEDALMGQQPPVTKIDLYDLENSQIDWAKFQPQKEPVLKEQKKLRPHQERALKEVTAGFKDADRGKMIMACGTGKTFTALKLAEELAGKGKRVLFLVPSLSLLSQTLTEWTQESETPLHSFAVCSDSDVGKKRKKDDDIVTTFMHELRYPATTNAASLANEMQKRHDATHMSVVFSTYHSIEVISKAQKNHDLGEFDLIICDEAHRTTGATFDGEEESAFVKVHDNGFLKGKKRLYMTATPRIYGDTAQATAERDNVALCSMDDEALYGKELYVLTFSEAVTRGLLVDYKVLVLTIDEAHVSKRLQSLLAGEDNQLKVDDAGKIIGCWKALSKQEQDGSLADDDTPMKRAVAFCQVIEPQDKARTHKVSSKNIANMFQAVVEAYQEQEEGDNPLRCEASHVDGSMNATEKEAKLEWLKEEPPEDTCRILSNVRCLSEGVDVPALDAVLFLSPRKSQVDVVQSVGRIMRIAPGKKRGYVILPVVIPAGTEPHEALNDNKTFEVVWKVLQALRSHDDRFDAMINKLDLIGKDHSKMEVIAVTDKINKKTERQTDGKSKDRNAASGGFTIGEAGTPEKPVNYEFQFEVGALEKALYAKLVQKCGNRLYWEDWAKDIAKIAQTHITRIRAIVGDDKNVKEIKAFNDFADELRDDLNDSITNDEVIEMLAQHLITKPVFDALFKQYSFASNNPVSQAMQHVLDVLQEHRLDKEADTLERFYHSVQMRAEGIDSAAGKQKIIVELYDKFFRNAFPKMTEKLGIVYTPVEVVDFIIHSVNDVLQSEFGETLGSKGVHIIDPFTGTGTFITRLLQSGLIKPEELPHKYRHEIHANEIVLLAYYIAAINIEAAYHGIAGGDYQPFEGICLTDTFQLYEADDLISKYLADNSDRRMRQKELDIRVIIGNPPYSAGQKNENDNSANVDYPSLDDDIRSTYVANSTAKLKNALYDSYIRAIRWGSDRLGKSGVMAYVSNAGWIDGNAMDGLRKCLAEEYSSIYVFHLRGNQRTQGELSRKEGGKIFGSGSRAPIAITLFVKNPKAKEHGKIYFHDIGDYLTQQQKLDIIRGFKSVSGIAEQNFWQEIVPDDHNDWINQRDDSFDLFIVTGNKGKSNEKAIFENYSLGLMTTRDAWCFNYSAQELTRNIIKMVSFYNTELDRYIANPHRNTANISDFVSSDGAKIKWSNNLKGDLEKNRKLEFNTNNIRVSLYRPFSKQWVYFDRSLNERQAQLRKIFPSGDFDNLVICTTGTGETQNFSALMCNAVPEYKTHYNGQNFPLKIYESSNECDAGLFAGQDAEDGYRVKDGITDEGLAHFKAAYPGESITKEDIFYYIYGLLHSEEYRTRYADNLSKQLPRIPCVKKAADFWTFSKAGRDLAELHVGYESVKPYEAKLETGSKKLSELKAEDYYVTKMKFKKKGDKTKVVYNARITISDIPEEAYDYVVNGKPALEWVMDRQCVKTDKASGIVNDANLWATETMGNAKYPLELFLRVITVSLETMKIVRSLPKLDIATAENVDEQKTRKANP is encoded by the coding sequence ATGAGTGCTCTTCAAAAACTTTTACAAACTTATCGTGATGCCGCTGTAACCGAGCGCGAGAAAGGCACCTATTTTGAAGAGCTGGTGCTGACCTATCTACGGCACGAAGCAGTTTACCGCGATCTGTACCAGAAAGTCTGGACATATGCGGGTTGGGCAGCAGAACAAGGGATTGAAAAGCGCGATACTGGAATTGATCTGGTGGCGCAGACGCACGGCACGGAGGAATTCCACGCAATTCAATGCAAATTTTATGCGGAGGATTACCGCGTCCAGAAAAAGGATATCGACAGTTTTTTCACCGCATCGGGCAAAAAGCCGTTTACGCACCGCGTTATTGTGACAACCACGAATAACTGGACGGAAAATGCCGAAGACGCGCTGATGGGTCAGCAGCCGCCTGTCACCAAAATCGACCTTTACGATCTTGAAAACAGCCAGATCGACTGGGCAAAATTCCAGCCGCAAAAAGAACCTGTCCTGAAAGAACAGAAAAAACTGCGCCCGCATCAGGAACGCGCCTTAAAGGAAGTGACGGCAGGTTTCAAGGATGCGGATCGCGGCAAAATGATCATGGCCTGCGGTACGGGCAAGACCTTCACCGCTTTGAAGCTTGCCGAAGAGTTGGCAGGTAAAGGCAAGCGGGTGCTGTTTCTTGTGCCGAGCCTGTCTTTGCTGTCCCAGACCTTGACGGAATGGACACAGGAAAGCGAAACACCGCTGCACAGCTTTGCCGTCTGTTCCGATAGCGATGTCGGCAAAAAGCGCAAAAAGGATGACGATATCGTCACGACCTTTATGCACGAGCTGCGCTATCCCGCCACAACCAATGCCGCATCGCTGGCCAATGAGATGCAAAAGCGGCATGACGCAACGCATATGAGCGTCGTGTTTTCGACCTATCATTCCATTGAAGTGATCAGCAAGGCGCAGAAAAACCATGATCTTGGCGAATTCGACCTGATTATCTGTGACGAGGCGCACCGCACCACCGGCGCGACCTTTGACGGTGAAGAGGAAAGCGCCTTTGTCAAAGTCCATGATAATGGCTTCCTGAAAGGCAAAAAGCGCCTTTATATGACGGCAACGCCGCGCATTTACGGCGATACGGCACAGGCGACTGCCGAGCGCGATAATGTCGCGCTGTGTTCGATGGATGATGAAGCCCTTTACGGCAAAGAATTGTATGTACTGACCTTCTCCGAAGCGGTAACGCGCGGGCTGCTGGTCGATTACAAGGTGCTGGTGCTGACGATTGACGAGGCGCATGTCAGTAAAAGGCTGCAAAGCCTGCTGGCGGGGGAGGATAACCAGCTCAAGGTCGATGATGCCGGTAAAATTATCGGTTGCTGGAAAGCATTGTCAAAGCAGGAGCAGGACGGCAGCCTTGCCGATGACGATACGCCGATGAAACGCGCTGTTGCCTTTTGTCAGGTGATCGAGCCGCAGGACAAGGCGAGAACGCATAAAGTCAGTTCCAAAAATATTGCCAATATGTTTCAGGCCGTGGTCGAAGCCTATCAGGAGCAGGAGGAAGGCGACAACCCGCTGCGCTGTGAGGCTTCGCATGTTGATGGCAGTATGAACGCGACGGAAAAGGAAGCCAAACTGGAATGGCTGAAGGAAGAACCGCCGGAAGATACCTGTCGTATCCTCAGCAATGTCCGCTGCCTGTCCGAAGGCGTGGACGTTCCCGCGCTGGATGCGGTGCTGTTTTTATCGCCGCGCAAATCGCAGGTCGATGTTGTGCAGTCGGTCGGGCGCATCATGCGGATTGCCCCCGGCAAGAAACGCGGCTATGTGATTTTGCCGGTGGTGATCCCCGCAGGGACGGAGCCGCATGAGGCGCTGAACGATAATAAAACCTTTGAAGTCGTCTGGAAGGTCTTGCAAGCCTTGCGCTCGCATGATGACCGCTTTGACGCGATGATCAACAAGCTGGACTTGATCGGTAAAGATCACAGCAAAATGGAGGTCATTGCCGTCACCGACAAAATCAACAAAAAGACGGAACGTCAAACCGACGGCAAATCCAAAGACCGTAACGCCGCATCAGGCGGCTTTACCATTGGCGAAGCGGGAACACCTGAAAAACCCGTCAATTACGAATTCCAGTTCGAGGTCGGGGCGCTGGAAAAGGCGCTCTACGCCAAGCTGGTGCAAAAATGCGGCAACCGCCTTTACTGGGAGGATTGGGCGAAAGATATCGCCAAAATCGCGCAAACACATATCACCCGTATCAGGGCGATTGTCGGTGATGACAAGAATGTGAAAGAGATTAAAGCCTTTAATGACTTCGCCGATGAATTGCGCGATGACTTGAATGACAGTATCACCAATGATGAGGTAATCGAAATGCTGGCACAGCATTTGATTACCAAACCGGTTTTCGATGCGCTGTTCAAACAATACAGCTTTGCCAGCAACAACCCCGTGTCACAGGCTATGCAGCACGTACTGGACGTGTTGCAGGAACATCGGCTGGATAAGGAGGCCGATACGCTGGAACGGTTTTACCACAGCGTCCAGATGCGGGCGGAGGGGATCGACAGCGCCGCAGGTAAACAGAAAATCATTGTCGAGCTATACGACAAGTTTTTCCGCAACGCCTTCCCGAAAATGACCGAAAAACTCGGCATCGTCTATACGCCGGTCGAGGTGGTGGATTTCATTATCCATTCCGTCAATGACGTGCTGCAATCCGAATTCGGTGAAACGCTGGGCAGCAAGGGCGTGCATATTATCGACCCCTTTACGGGGACGGGAACCTTCATCACCCGGTTGTTGCAATCCGGCCTGATCAAGCCGGAAGAGCTGCCGCATAAATACAGGCATGAAATCCATGCCAATGAAATCGTGCTGCTGGCCTATTACATCGCCGCGATCAATATCGAGGCCGCCTATCACGGCATCGCGGGCGGCGATTACCAGCCTTTTGAAGGTATTTGCCTGACGGATACTTTCCAGCTTTACGAAGCCGATGATCTGATCAGCAAATATCTGGCAGATAACAGCGACCGTCGGATGCGGCAAAAGGAGCTGGATATTAGGGTCATCATCGGCAACCCGCCCTACTCGGCGGGACAAAAAAATGAAAACGATAATAGTGCAAATGTTGATTATCCATCATTGGATGATGATATACGCAGTACATATGTTGCAAATTCAACAGCGAAGCTAAAAAATGCGCTTTATGATTCCTATATCCGTGCCATTCGCTGGGGATCGGATCGTTTGGGGAAAAGCGGTGTTATGGCTTACGTCTCCAACGCGGGCTGGATAGACGGCAATGCAATGGACGGGTTGCGCAAATGCTTGGCGGAGGAATATTCCAGCATCTATGTGTTCCATTTGCGTGGAAACCAGCGCACACAAGGGGAGTTATCGCGGAAGGAAGGGGGCAAGATTTTCGGCTCCGGCAGTCGCGCTCCGATTGCCATTACCCTGTTTGTCAAAAACCCGAAAGCAAAAGAACACGGGAAAATTTACTTCCACGATATCGGCGACTATCTGACGCAACAGCAGAAACTGGATATTATTCGCGGCTTTAAAAGCGTTAGCGGTATTGCTGAACAAAATTTTTGGCAGGAAATTGTCCCCGATGACCACAATGACTGGATCAACCAGCGCGATGATAGCTTTGATTTATTCATTGTTACCGGAAATAAAGGCAAATCGAATGAGAAAGCTATTTTTGAAAACTACTCACTAGGGCTTATGACTACAAGGGATGCATGGTGTTTTAATTATTCGGCTCAAGAATTAACACGCAATATTATTAAAATGGTGAGTTTTTACAACACGGAACTTGATCGTTACATTGCCAATCCTCATCGCAACACAGCTAATATTAGCGATTTTGTATCCTCGGATGGAGCAAAGATTAAATGGAGTAATAATCTTAAAGGCGATTTAGAGAAAAATAGAAAGCTGGAGTTTAACACAAATAATATTAGAGTTAGCTTGTATAGACCTTTCTCAAAACAGTGGGTTTACTTTGATAGATCGTTAAATGAGCGACAAGCCCAATTACGGAAAATTTTTCCGTCTGGCGACTTTGATAATCTAGTAATTTGTACGACTGGGACTGGCGAAACTCAAAATTTTTCTGCCTTGATGTGTAATGCTGTGCCTGAGTATAAAACTCACTACAACGGTCAAAACTTTCCACTTAAAATATATGAAAGCTCTAATGAATGTGATGCTGGCTTGTTTGCGGGGCAGGACGCGGAGGACGGCTATCGCGTCAAGGACGGCATTACCGATGAAGGCTTGGCGCATTTTAAAGCCGCTTATCCCGGCGAGAGCATCACGAAGGAGGATATTTTCTATTATATTTACGGGCTGCTCCATTCGGAGGAATACCGTACCCGCTATGCCGATAACCTGTCCAAACAACTGCCGCGCATCCCTTGCGTCAAGAAAGCGGCGGATTTCTGGACGTTCAGCAAGGCGGGGCGCGATTTGGCAGAGTTGCATGTTGGCTATGAAAGCGTCAAACCCTATGAGGCAAAGTTGGAAACTGGCAGTAAAAAGCTGTCTGAATTGAAAGCAGAGGACTATTACGTCACCAAAATGAAATTCAAGAAAAAGGGTGACAAAACAAAGGTGGTCTATAACGCCCGCATCACCATCAGCGATATACCGGAGGAGGCTTATGATTACGTCGTCAACGGCAAACCCGCCCTTGAATGGGTGATGGATCGCCAATGCGTCAAAACCGACAAAGCCAGCGGCATTGTGAATGACGCAAATCTGTGGGCAACCGAAACAATGGGCAACGCCAAATACCCGCTGGAACTCTTCCTGCGCGTCATCACCGTCAGCCTAGAAACCATGAAAATTGTCCGCAGCCTGCCAAAGCTGGATATTGCAACTGCCGAGAATGTAGATGAGCAAAAAACTAGAAAAGCAAATCCTTGA
- a CDS encoding helix-turn-helix domain-containing protein, with translation MPEYQKQEEFMDIQQDKLSYSIPEVTQMVGLCRTVIYRELNSGRLRAIKLGKRTLITREAIEEWLSTLDSYPMRNEEGKNV, from the coding sequence ATGCCTGAGTACCAGAAGCAGGAGGAATTTATGGACATCCAGCAAGATAAACTTAGCTACTCAATACCTGAAGTAACCCAAATGGTTGGCTTGTGCCGTACTGTGATTTACCGCGAATTAAACAGTGGTAGATTGCGTGCCATTAAATTAGGTAAGCGCACCCTTATAACTAGAGAGGCTATCGAAGAATGGCTGTCAACTTTAGACAGTTATCCGATGCGTAATGAGGAGGGGAAAAATGTCTGA